The Flavobacteriales bacterium genome includes a window with the following:
- a CDS encoding adenylosuccinate synthase encodes MKKVDVLLGLQWGDEGKGKIVDVLTPEYDVIARFQGGPNAGHTLEFEGIKHVLHTIPSGIFRKNAINVVGNGVVIDPIIFKKEIDKLDARNVDTSSTLKISKKAHLILPSHRLLDAASEAAKGKSKIGSTLKGIGPTYMDKTGRNGLRVGDVLLENFKEKYNFLKEKHEQILGHYQVEGVSAEMEDEWFASLETLKRFELIDSEHFLNDQLKAGKSILAEGAQGSLLDIDFGSYPFVTSSNTVCAGACTGLGVAPNKIGNVIGIFKAYCTRVGSGPFPTELFDETGDLLCSIGNEYGSTTGRRRRCGWLDIPALKYAIMINGVSELNMMKTDVMDTFDTIKICTHYKINGQITDQMPFDITEEVEPIYVDMKGWKTDLTKLKKGDELPVQLRDYISFIEKETGVAISVVSVGPDREQTLFQDVTSVASL; translated from the coding sequence TTGAAGAAAGTGGACGTGCTCTTAGGACTCCAGTGGGGTGACGAGGGAAAGGGGAAAATTGTTGATGTACTAACGCCAGAATATGACGTGATTGCCCGTTTTCAGGGTGGGCCAAATGCTGGTCACACATTGGAATTCGAAGGTATAAAACATGTTTTGCACACCATTCCTTCGGGGATTTTCCGAAAAAACGCCATCAATGTGGTTGGAAACGGAGTTGTGATAGACCCTATCATTTTCAAGAAGGAAATAGACAAACTGGATGCCCGAAATGTTGATACTTCTTCAACGCTGAAAATCTCGAAGAAGGCACATCTTATCCTGCCTTCTCACCGCTTGTTAGATGCAGCTTCTGAAGCGGCAAAAGGCAAGAGTAAGATCGGAAGTACGCTTAAAGGCATTGGCCCAACGTATATGGACAAGACCGGTAGAAACGGACTTCGCGTTGGAGATGTGCTACTTGAGAATTTCAAAGAGAAATACAATTTCTTGAAAGAGAAGCACGAGCAGATCTTAGGACATTATCAGGTTGAAGGTGTTTCTGCCGAAATGGAAGATGAATGGTTTGCGAGTTTGGAAACACTGAAACGTTTTGAGCTGATAGACAGCGAGCATTTCCTTAACGATCAGCTCAAAGCAGGGAAATCAATTCTAGCTGAAGGTGCGCAAGGTTCGTTGCTTGATATCGATTTCGGCTCTTATCCTTTTGTCACCTCATCAAACACGGTTTGTGCCGGTGCTTGTACGGGATTAGGCGTGGCGCCAAACAAGATCGGTAACGTTATCGGAATTTTCAAAGCTTATTGCACACGCGTTGGATCAGGCCCATTTCCAACAGAACTATTTGACGAAACGGGCGACCTTCTTTGTTCAATCGGTAATGAATATGGATCAACAACTGGAAGAAGAAGACGTTGCGGTTGGTTGGATATTCCAGCGTTGAAATATGCCATCATGATCAACGGTGTATCTGAACTGAACATGATGAAAACAGATGTGATGGACACTTTCGACACCATCAAAATCTGTACGCATTACAAGATAAACGGACAGATCACCGACCAAATGCCGTTTGATATTACGGAAGAAGTTGAGCCTATCTATGTTGATATGAAAGGTTGGAAAACCGATTTGACCAAGTTGAAAAAAGGTGATGAACTTCCTGTTCAACTGCGCGATTACATTTCATTCATTGAAAAAGAAACAGGCGTGGCAATATCTGTAGTGTCCGTTGGGCCAGATAGAGAACAAACTCTTTTTCAAGACGTTACTTCAGTAGCATCCCTTTAA
- a CDS encoding membrane or secreted protein, protein MAIVIASILLLGVGFAGIGVKLLLKKDGKFSGTCASNSPFLNKDGEACSFCGAMPEEQCQKPNEAA, encoded by the coding sequence ATGGCTATAGTAATTGCATCAATCCTTTTGCTTGGCGTTGGATTCGCAGGAATTGGCGTTAAGCTGTTGCTTAAGAAAGACGGTAAATTCTCTGGCACATGCGCGAGCAATAGCCCGTTTCTAAACAAAGATGGAGAAGCCTGTAGTTTCTGTGGTGCTATGCCAGAGGAACAATGCCAAAAACCGAACGAAGCGGCTTAA
- a CDS encoding glycosyltransferase family 39 protein, translated as MLLALVVLALAFHSLNLQNASYELDEAVHIWHAQKSYAQVVEQASNDPNPPIYNLIISTWVKVFGVSEFSTRFFSVLMGALGVAVMFLLGSRNFGLSVGIMAALFYCFSPIQFRFTHLARPYSMLMVSVMLSYGLLLEILKSPTKWRLFWYYFFTTLMIYVHPTSVFNLVAQGFIVIYNRHTDFREMVKLFLPMFAAAATFGIWVLSIPYFERDDAMWFGPPDWQAIYYVIKVFFGSTELVLAQILLLIILVIVAIRKRPIQFNKDLVFVLLWGVVPFVASIAFSHVIKPIFQDKYILSVQPAVMLLLALSIDRLGHRAMRSVALASVVLLFALQIDITPNAEDDWKRAVEYVNPLHTENSMILIDPWYEFRTFAFYFNRHGFEVPDSTQWYINSKRVFTSWNDVYDTINKIPRTDVVHLMLSHQGYVNPEVPTDVIESVATLIGQKEFPGVTVRSYSFTAKLDTVLSVRKDFAEMTDGVSIITSDDEFSETIAVPLSSMSPGRILNVTVSVDVRAKSDLSGVSLVLSVEKDGESSFYKTIDLARLDIPIGETRSISERTAVMEFQTHQIIKVYLWNSKGKTFEIDNLAVTVEN; from the coding sequence GTGCTGCTGGCCCTTGTGGTGCTCGCCCTCGCTTTTCACTCCTTAAATCTTCAGAATGCATCGTACGAATTGGATGAGGCGGTTCATATTTGGCATGCGCAGAAATCGTATGCCCAAGTCGTAGAGCAAGCTTCCAACGACCCGAATCCACCTATCTACAATTTGATCATTTCCACTTGGGTCAAAGTGTTTGGTGTAAGTGAATTCAGCACTCGCTTTTTTAGCGTGCTGATGGGCGCTTTGGGAGTGGCCGTCATGTTTCTTCTAGGATCGAGGAATTTTGGATTGAGCGTTGGGATTATGGCTGCATTGTTCTACTGCTTTTCACCTATTCAATTTCGGTTTACGCATTTGGCCAGGCCATATTCCATGCTCATGGTAAGCGTGATGCTTTCCTATGGTTTGCTGCTGGAGATTTTGAAAAGCCCAACGAAATGGAGGCTTTTCTGGTACTATTTCTTCACCACATTGATGATCTACGTTCATCCTACATCGGTGTTCAACCTTGTTGCGCAAGGCTTCATTGTGATCTATAATAGACACACGGACTTCAGAGAAATGGTCAAGCTTTTTCTGCCAATGTTCGCTGCGGCTGCCACTTTTGGAATCTGGGTGCTTTCCATACCTTACTTTGAGCGAGATGATGCCATGTGGTTTGGTCCACCCGATTGGCAAGCCATTTATTACGTGATAAAAGTGTTTTTCGGAAGTACGGAACTCGTTCTTGCGCAAATCTTATTACTGATTATTCTGGTAATTGTAGCCATACGAAAGCGCCCGATTCAATTCAATAAGGATTTGGTATTTGTACTCCTGTGGGGAGTTGTGCCTTTCGTAGCAAGCATCGCCTTTTCACATGTGATAAAGCCGATTTTTCAGGATAAGTACATTCTTTCAGTTCAGCCCGCAGTGATGTTGCTGCTGGCGCTTAGTATTGATCGGTTAGGTCATAGAGCAATGCGTTCGGTGGCACTAGCGAGTGTTGTGCTTCTCTTCGCGCTGCAAATTGACATCACTCCTAATGCTGAAGACGATTGGAAGCGTGCTGTCGAATATGTTAATCCGTTACATACCGAGAATAGCATGATTCTGATTGATCCGTGGTATGAATTCAGAACCTTTGCTTTCTACTTTAATAGACACGGATTTGAGGTTCCAGACAGTACCCAGTGGTATATCAATAGCAAAAGGGTTTTCACGAGTTGGAATGATGTGTATGACACCATAAATAAGATTCCTAGAACGGATGTGGTTCATCTAATGCTATCCCATCAGGGATATGTTAATCCTGAAGTGCCAACAGATGTTATAGAGTCAGTTGCTACTCTAATTGGGCAAAAAGAGTTTCCTGGCGTTACGGTACGTAGCTATTCTTTTACCGCTAAGTTGGATACCGTCTTATCTGTGCGAAAGGATTTTGCGGAAATGACTGACGGTGTGAGCATCATTACTTCTGATGATGAGTTTAGCGAGACGATTGCTGTACCGCTGAGTTCAATGAGTCCAGGTCGAATTTTGAATGTTACGGTATCAGTTGACGTTCGAGCAAAGTCTGATCTTAGTGGCGTTTCGCTGGTACTATCTGTGGAGAAGGATGGGGAATCTTCCTTTTACAAAACCATTGATCTAGCAAGGTTGGATATTCCGATTGGCGAAACCCGTTCAATTTCAGAACGCACTGCTGTGATGGAATTTCAGACACATCAGATAATTAAGGTCTATCTGTGGAATTCCAAAGGCAAAACTTTCGAAATCGACAACTTAGCGGTAACGGTAGAGAATTAA
- a CDS encoding FAD:protein FMN transferase, with product MRKLYYVLIALVLSSCSNVVRKEAAGFTQGTTYSVIYFNNGQDLQYQVDSLLLAFDRALSTYQESSYISKWNRNEVNSISQPQLFKNVVKRSIEVNAQTDGAFDITVSPLMKYWFSNDWNSAKIDSTVVDSIMNSVGMKWVELKGEDYLKTKPEVQLDVNAIAQGYSVDVLAHYLESLGIFNYLVEIGGEVRASGTKPNAEAWTVGIDRPTGENLEHEIAMTIELNNRSLATSGNYRKFVEINGQKLGHSLDPITGFPATTDVLSATVIAKDCMSADAFATACMVMGFERAKTLIESNGDLDAILIYSDTKGVHHWNSAQISSYLSETP from the coding sequence ATGCGAAAACTTTATTATGTGCTGATTGCGTTGGTGCTTTCCTCGTGTTCGAATGTGGTTAGGAAAGAAGCTGCAGGTTTTACACAAGGCACCACGTATTCCGTTATCTATTTCAATAATGGACAAGATCTGCAGTATCAGGTAGATAGTCTGTTGCTTGCCTTTGATCGTGCCCTGTCCACTTATCAGGAGTCGAGTTACATAAGTAAATGGAATAGAAACGAGGTCAATTCGATTTCTCAACCTCAATTATTCAAGAATGTGGTGAAACGGTCGATTGAAGTGAATGCTCAAACCGATGGCGCTTTTGATATCACTGTTTCGCCATTGATGAAATACTGGTTCAGTAATGATTGGAATTCGGCCAAGATAGATTCAACTGTTGTCGATAGCATCATGAATTCTGTTGGAATGAAGTGGGTGGAATTGAAGGGGGAAGATTATCTGAAAACGAAACCTGAAGTGCAGTTGGATGTGAATGCGATTGCTCAAGGATATTCGGTTGATGTGCTCGCTCATTATCTTGAAAGCCTTGGCATTTTCAATTATTTGGTTGAAATAGGAGGAGAGGTGCGTGCTTCAGGAACAAAACCAAACGCTGAGGCTTGGACCGTTGGAATTGACCGACCGACAGGCGAAAATCTGGAACACGAAATAGCAATGACGATAGAGTTGAATAATCGTTCATTGGCCACTTCTGGTAACTATCGGAAATTCGTAGAGATCAATGGTCAGAAATTGGGTCATTCTTTAGATCCCATCACTGGTTTCCCTGCTACAACGGATGTGTTAAGTGCCACTGTCATTGCGAAGGATTGCATGAGCGCAGATGCTTTTGCAACCGCCTGCATGGTAATGGGTTTCGAAAGAGCGAAAACGTTGATTGAGTCGAATGGAGACTTGGACGCGATACTTATCTATTCAGACACGAAAGGCGTACATCATTGGAATTCCGCTCAAATCAGTTCTTACTTGAGTGAAACGCCCTAA
- a CDS encoding vanadium-dependent haloperoxidase — protein sequence MKRKSITYLVLVVALLSGCDKYERVTDSQATDQYSGEFLRKYYDLQCQITKETPGFFPPQAARAFAYVGLAAYESVAPGIQNAQSLAGQLNELPASGFPQPEKDAAYNWSIAANAAVAETMRKMFDVNLSDDNLAKINHMEEINYNQRFADFPLPVAERSVAFGKAVADALYAYSLTDGGHQSYLDAFQLPYELPVADSCWVPTGAVVHPISPNWGKCRPFMANNVTGTQPPAPKVFSTDPASDFYAEAMQVYDQVANNTPEQIEIAKFWADDPFNTCTPAGHTFNILSQLLEESNASLAKCAVGYAKLGIAENDAFISCWESKYVYDLIRPISYLRQYVDPNFNTVIGTPPFPAYSSGHSCEIGVGERVFTEMFTNGDGNYQLSDRTGLQYGFGIRHFSNFADMAEECASSRFYGGIHYPMDNIQGLISGRTIGDNVINQLSWPEVN from the coding sequence ATGAAAAGAAAATCAATCACTTATCTAGTGCTTGTAGTTGCGCTTTTATCTGGCTGCGACAAATACGAGCGAGTAACTGATTCGCAAGCAACGGATCAATATTCAGGCGAATTCTTGCGGAAGTATTACGATCTGCAGTGTCAAATAACCAAAGAAACACCAGGATTCTTTCCTCCACAGGCAGCACGGGCTTTTGCCTACGTTGGTCTTGCAGCGTACGAGTCTGTGGCACCTGGAATCCAAAATGCTCAGAGTTTGGCTGGACAACTGAATGAGCTACCTGCAAGCGGATTTCCTCAGCCAGAAAAAGACGCAGCTTATAATTGGAGCATTGCTGCCAATGCCGCTGTGGCAGAAACGATGCGTAAGATGTTTGATGTGAATCTTTCTGATGACAATTTGGCGAAGATCAATCACATGGAAGAAATTAACTACAATCAGCGTTTCGCTGATTTTCCCTTACCAGTTGCAGAAAGGTCTGTAGCTTTTGGCAAGGCAGTGGCCGATGCGTTATACGCTTATTCCTTGACTGATGGCGGCCATCAATCTTATTTGGATGCTTTTCAACTTCCTTATGAATTGCCAGTGGCTGATAGCTGCTGGGTTCCAACTGGCGCTGTTGTTCATCCGATAAGTCCTAATTGGGGCAAATGCAGACCATTTATGGCAAATAATGTAACTGGTACTCAGCCACCTGCTCCTAAAGTGTTTTCAACTGATCCAGCGTCTGATTTTTATGCAGAAGCCATGCAGGTTTACGATCAGGTAGCGAATAACACACCTGAACAGATTGAGATAGCAAAATTTTGGGCGGATGATCCGTTCAATACTTGCACCCCTGCCGGACATACCTTCAATATCTTGTCTCAATTGCTCGAAGAGAGTAATGCATCGCTTGCTAAATGCGCTGTTGGTTATGCCAAACTTGGAATTGCTGAGAATGACGCTTTCATTTCGTGTTGGGAGAGTAAATATGTTTATGATCTGATTCGCCCGATCTCTTATTTGAGGCAATACGTTGATCCAAACTTCAATACAGTAATAGGAACGCCTCCGTTCCCAGCTTATTCGTCTGGCCATTCGTGCGAGATAGGTGTAGGTGAACGTGTATTTACCGAGATGTTTACGAATGGAGATGGTAATTATCAACTGTCTGATCGAACAGGACTTCAGTATGGATTCGGCATTCGTCACTTCTCGAATTTTGCTGATATGGCAGAAGAATGTGCAAGTTCTAGGTTCTACGGAGGAATTCACTATCCGATGGACAACATCCAAGGCTTAATTAGTGGCCGCACAATTGGTGATAACGTAATAAATCAACTGTCATGGCCGGAAGTAAACTGA
- a CDS encoding C40 family peptidase: MRFIYVIFLSVLFVNVLQAQESIEVSNDANAQVAIQPDSLVTFASSLLGVPYCYGGSSPLGFDCSGFVNYVFGYFGMELPRSSVEMADIGVEVPLDSCHKGDIILFAGSNAKKRPVGHAGIVISEANEPLKFIHSATSNKIGIIITAFDAFDYYKSRFVKVVRVVANTPE; this comes from the coding sequence ATGAGGTTCATCTATGTGATATTTTTATCGGTACTTTTTGTAAACGTTTTGCAGGCGCAGGAAAGCATTGAAGTATCGAATGATGCAAATGCACAAGTTGCAATTCAGCCTGATAGTTTGGTCACGTTTGCCAGTTCGCTGCTAGGTGTTCCGTATTGCTATGGCGGTAGTTCGCCATTGGGTTTTGATTGTAGTGGTTTTGTCAACTACGTTTTCGGTTACTTTGGAATGGAGCTTCCCCGGTCTTCTGTGGAAATGGCTGACATTGGCGTAGAAGTTCCGTTGGACAGTTGCCACAAAGGTGATATCATCTTGTTTGCCGGGTCTAACGCTAAAAAGCGGCCGGTTGGCCATGCTGGTATCGTTATCAGTGAAGCCAACGAACCATTGAAATTCATTCATAGTGCCACGAGCAACAAGATAGGAATCATCATTACGGCATTTGACGCGTTCGATTACTATAAAAGTCGCTTCGTAAAAGTGGTGAGAGTGGTTGCGAATACCCCAGAATGA
- the nqrF gene encoding NADH:ubiquinone reductase (Na(+)-transporting) subunit F produces MVLLSTSTVVTISVIVFLIVIFLLVSLLLFAKAKLAPSGPVKLMINGEKEIEVESGGTILGTLGSNKIFLPSACGGGGTCAMCKCQVFEGGGEILPTEAPYFSRKQIADHWRLGCQVKIKQDMKIGIPEEIFGIKEWVATVKSNYNVATYIKEFVVELPEDMHYEAGGYIQIKIPKCEVKFSDMDITAHPTDHPGEPNKFESDWSEGPFAMRGLVMKNDEEVVRAYSMASYPAEGRNIMLNVRVAAPPFDRANNKWADINPGIASSYIFNLKPGDKAVISGPYGEFFIKETNAEMLYIGGGAGMAPMRSHIYHLFRTLETGRKVSYWYGGRSRAELFYIHYFRDIEKRFPNFKFYMVLSDAKPEDNWVTMKDIHDTEGDGFVGFVHNQVIEQYLSKHDSPEDIEFYFCGPPMMNQAVLKMCDDWGVPPENVSFDDFGG; encoded by the coding sequence ATGGTTCTTCTAAGCACATCTACAGTCGTCACTATCAGTGTAATCGTATTCCTGATCGTGATTTTCCTCTTGGTCTCGCTTTTGCTTTTCGCAAAGGCCAAATTGGCACCGTCTGGGCCAGTTAAATTGATGATCAACGGAGAAAAGGAAATCGAAGTCGAATCTGGAGGAACCATTCTTGGAACTCTGGGAAGTAATAAGATCTTTCTTCCGTCTGCTTGCGGTGGAGGTGGAACTTGCGCCATGTGCAAATGTCAAGTGTTTGAGGGCGGTGGCGAGATACTTCCAACAGAAGCTCCTTATTTCTCACGAAAGCAGATTGCTGATCATTGGAGATTGGGTTGTCAAGTGAAGATCAAGCAGGATATGAAGATCGGTATCCCTGAAGAGATCTTTGGTATTAAAGAGTGGGTTGCTACGGTAAAATCCAATTACAACGTTGCTACTTACATCAAGGAATTCGTTGTAGAGCTTCCAGAAGACATGCATTACGAGGCTGGAGGTTACATTCAGATCAAGATACCGAAATGTGAGGTGAAATTCTCCGATATGGACATCACTGCACATCCAACGGATCACCCTGGAGAACCAAACAAATTTGAGTCAGATTGGAGTGAAGGACCATTTGCCATGCGCGGTCTGGTAATGAAAAATGATGAAGAAGTTGTTCGTGCTTACTCGATGGCTTCGTATCCTGCAGAAGGTCGAAACATTATGTTGAATGTTCGGGTTGCCGCGCCACCTTTTGATAGAGCCAATAACAAATGGGCAGACATCAATCCAGGTATCGCTTCTTCCTACATTTTCAATTTGAAGCCTGGCGATAAAGCAGTTATTTCTGGACCGTATGGAGAGTTTTTCATCAAGGAAACGAATGCCGAAATGCTTTATATCGGTGGTGGAGCTGGAATGGCGCCAATGCGTTCGCATATTTATCACTTGTTCCGCACCTTAGAGACAGGACGTAAGGTTTCTTACTGGTATGGAGGTCGTTCACGTGCTGAGCTTTTCTACATCCACTATTTCAGAGATATTGAAAAACGATTCCCGAACTTCAAGTTCTACATGGTATTGTCTGATGCAAAACCTGAGGACAATTGGGTAACCATGAAAGACATCCATGATACGGAAGGAGATGGTTTCGTTGGATTCGTTCACAATCAGGTGATTGAACAATACCTGAGCAAACACGATTCTCCAGAAGACATTGAGTTCTATTTCTGTGGTCCGCCAATGATGAACCAAGCGGTTCTGAAGATGTGTGATGATTGGGGCGTTCCGCCAGAGAATGTTTCGTTCGATGACTTTGGAGGGTAA
- the nqrE gene encoding NADH:ubiquinone reductase (Na(+)-transporting) subunit E, which produces MEYVNIFVKAIFIENMIFAYFLGMCSYLAVSKTVKTGVGLGAAVIFVLGITVPINYMMENYVLKEGALSWLSPELATMDLSFLSFIMFIAIIAALVQLVEMAVEKFAPALYSSLGIFLPLIAVNCSILGGALFMQERQYANVGQATVFGLGSGVGWFLAIVAIAAIREKIRYSNVPAPLRGLGITFIITGLMGIAFMSFMGIEL; this is translated from the coding sequence ATGGAATACGTAAACATATTTGTAAAAGCCATCTTTATTGAGAACATGATCTTTGCCTATTTCTTGGGCATGTGTTCTTATTTGGCCGTTAGTAAAACGGTGAAAACAGGTGTTGGTCTTGGTGCCGCGGTCATCTTCGTTCTAGGCATCACGGTTCCTATCAACTACATGATGGAGAACTATGTGTTGAAAGAAGGAGCATTGTCTTGGCTGAGCCCAGAATTGGCCACTATGGACCTAAGCTTCTTAAGCTTCATCATGTTTATCGCAATTATCGCTGCCTTGGTTCAGTTGGTAGAGATGGCAGTTGAGAAATTTGCACCAGCACTTTATTCATCATTGGGAATCTTCTTGCCATTGATCGCAGTTAACTGCTCTATTCTTGGAGGGGCACTTTTCATGCAAGAGCGTCAGTACGCTAACGTTGGCCAGGCAACCGTATTCGGGCTTGGTTCTGGTGTTGGTTGGTTCTTGGCGATTGTTGCCATTGCAGCCATCAGAGAGAAAATACGTTATTCAAACGTTCCTGCACCATTGAGAGGTTTGGGAATCACTTTCATTATCACAGGGTTGATGGGCATTGCGTTCATGAGCTTTATGGGAATCGAACTTTAA
- a CDS encoding NADH:ubiquinone reductase (Na(+)-transporting) subunit D translates to MSEVAVAEVVKEPLFSKKNRALISNPLDDDNPITVQVLGICSALAITVQVKQALVMTLSVMFVTAAGNVIVSAMRNYIPNRIRIIVQLVIVAALVILVDQVLKAFVYDISKALSVFVGLIITNCIIMGRLEAFALANKPWPAFLDGIGNGLGYGVILITVSVFRELLGSGKLWGFPVFGHKVGALLSDGTLATEASGLYALGYVDNGLMILPPMALITVGALIWIQRSRNTKLIEG, encoded by the coding sequence ATGAGTGAAGTAGCAGTAGCAGAAGTAGTAAAAGAGCCGTTATTCTCTAAGAAGAACAGGGCACTTATTTCCAATCCGCTGGATGACGATAATCCGATCACCGTTCAGGTATTGGGAATTTGTTCGGCACTTGCCATTACGGTTCAGGTAAAGCAAGCGTTGGTTATGACCTTGTCTGTAATGTTCGTAACGGCAGCAGGAAACGTAATTGTTTCTGCCATGAGGAATTACATTCCAAATCGTATTCGAATCATCGTTCAATTGGTGATTGTCGCGGCTTTGGTTATTCTGGTCGATCAGGTGTTGAAAGCTTTTGTGTACGACATCAGCAAGGCACTTTCTGTGTTTGTTGGTCTGATCATTACCAATTGTATTATCATGGGACGATTGGAAGCATTTGCGCTTGCCAACAAGCCTTGGCCAGCTTTCTTAGACGGAATCGGTAACGGTTTGGGTTATGGCGTTATTCTGATCACTGTTTCGGTTTTCCGTGAGTTGCTTGGTTCTGGTAAACTTTGGGGTTTTCCAGTATTCGGACACAAAGTAGGAGCGCTTCTTTCGGACGGAACATTGGCCACAGAAGCTTCTGGTCTGTACGCACTCGGATACGTGGATAATGGATTGATGATCTTGCCTCCAATGGCGTTGATCACCGTTGGTGCGCTTATCTGGATTCAGCGTTCAAGAAACACAAAACTCATAGAAGGATAG
- the nqrC gene encoding NADH:ubiquinone reductase (Na(+)-transporting) subunit C, with amino-acid sequence MAVDVNSNKYTFIFAAVMVIIVATLLALASESLKPMQNENVANEKRQNILSSIGISVPASEAKEAYEKYLVEAVVLDANGAVKQTELNAFDIDVLKDYKAGLSNIYKANSGDVDAMKAELLKFGTDGVNYPMFVLNKDGQDVYVVPVVGTGLWGPIWGYVTVAGDGKTVVGAVFDHKSETPGLGAEIGQASFQKPFEGKTIFDENGSFTGIKVMKGGAKGDEHGVDAISGGTITSNGVSEMLLRTLKIYEPYFLGLHSAAEPEMVELPVDSLGMSMDSLNVEVGDSLELSVN; translated from the coding sequence ATGGCGGTTGATGTAAATAGCAACAAGTACACATTCATTTTTGCAGCAGTGATGGTTATTATCGTTGCCACGCTTTTGGCGTTGGCATCTGAAAGCCTGAAGCCAATGCAAAACGAAAACGTGGCGAACGAGAAGCGTCAGAATATTCTGAGCAGTATTGGAATCAGTGTTCCTGCAAGCGAGGCAAAAGAAGCTTACGAGAAGTATCTTGTAGAAGCAGTTGTGTTGGATGCGAACGGAGCAGTGAAACAAACTGAATTGAATGCATTTGACATTGATGTTCTTAAAGATTACAAAGCGGGTCTTTCAAACATTTACAAAGCCAATTCGGGTGATGTGGATGCCATGAAAGCTGAGCTTTTGAAATTCGGTACGGATGGTGTCAATTATCCAATGTTCGTGTTGAATAAAGATGGTCAGGACGTATATGTTGTGCCTGTTGTAGGTACAGGTCTTTGGGGACCAATTTGGGGTTATGTGACCGTTGCAGGTGATGGAAAAACTGTTGTCGGAGCGGTATTCGATCACAAGAGCGAAACGCCAGGGCTGGGGGCAGAGATCGGTCAGGCATCTTTCCAAAAACCATTCGAAGGAAAGACCATCTTTGACGAAAATGGATCTTTCACAGGCATCAAAGTAATGAAAGGTGGAGCCAAAGGAGATGAGCATGGAGTAGATGCTATTTCTGGTGGAACCATTACCAGTAATGGTGTGAGTGAAATGTTGCTCCGAACATTGAAGATATACGAACCATATTTTCTTGGACTTCATAGCGCTGCTGAACCAGAAATGGTTGAGTTGCCTGTTGATTCTCTTGGAATGAGCATGGATTCGCTGAATGTAGAAGTTGGAGACAGCTTAGAACTGTCCGTTAATTGA